One Candida dubliniensis CD36 chromosome 1, complete sequence genomic region harbors:
- a CDS encoding conserved hypothetical protein (spliced gene) — protein sequence MCGRFALGLALNELPKEFGRTVLRDQANEIQQERDTNDGNHSYSIRGSEDDMKFQLNVAKVTDWYPSYNIAPTNSALIIYMMDSGTQFNAKYILEPSKFGIVPAWAKPSDSTPVGKGTGKEGSKYSRELGRIQAKYFNCRRESLKQAKSLWNSCKNNRCVIPIQGYFEWMKTNSDKIPYFVHSKTVPLCFLAGFYSHNYNYTENQNVSGEYLSTFTVITVPAVKEDANDMSWLHNRKPMLIAAGTKAWYDWLNPKIPWNEKLVETVLNSTTNEAYADIEVYQVTKEVGNSSNDGENMIKKINSKKQSSLSHFLGSQKGKRKAKPTSHFSPVKPETEVKQEFEEEGVPKKRVKSEPLSSPKKRKKVPGDLFEVKKEV from the exons ATGTGTGGCCGTTTTGCTCTAGGATTG GCTTTGAACGAATTGCCTAAGGAATTCGGTCGAACAGTTTTACGTGACCAGGCAAACGAAATTCAACAAGAAAGGGACACGAATGATGGAAATCATAGCTACAGTATCCGTGGCTCGGAGGATGACatgaaatttcaattgaatgtGGCAAAAGTGACTGATTGGTATCCATCATACAATATTGCACCAACCAATTCAGCATTGATAATATACATGATGGATTCTGGTACACAATTCAATGCCAAATATATTTTAGAGCCTCTGAAATTTGGAATTGTACCGGCTTGGGCAAAGCCTTCGGATTCGACCCCTGTTGGCAAAGGGACCGGCAAGGAAGGCAGTAAATATTCTCGAGAGCTAGGGAGAATTCAGGCCAAGTATTTCAATTGCAGACGTGAGTCATTGAAACAAGCAAAGTCACTTTGGAATTCATGCAAGAACAATAGGTGTGTGATTCCGATACAGGGTTATTTCGAATGGATGAAAACAAACTCTGACAAAATCCCATATTTTGTTCATTCTAAAACAGTTCCATTGTGCTTTTTAGCGGGATTCTACTCGCATAATTACAATTATACCGAGAATCAAAATGTCAGCGGtgaatatttatcaacattTACAGTCATCACTGTTCCGGCGGTAAAAGAAGATGCTAATGACATGTCTTGGCTACACAACAGGAAGCCGATGCTAATTGCGGCAGGGACGAAGGCGTGGTATGACTGGTTAAATCCTAAGATACCTTGGAACGAGAAATTGGTTGAAACAGTTTTGAACTCGACCACAAACGAAGCATACGCTGATATTGAAGTGTATCAGGTTACAAAGGAGGTTGGTAACTCAAGTAATGATGGCGAGAATATGATCAAAAAGATAAATTCCAAAAAACAGTCTTCCCTTAGTCATTTTTTAGGTTCTCAAAAAGGGAAACGTAAAGCTAAACCAACTTCACACTTCAGTCCAGTCAAACCAGAAACAGAGGTAAAACAGGAGTtcgaagaagaaggagtCCCAAAGAAGAGGGTCAAGTCAGAGCCTTTGAGTTCACCaaagaaaaggaagaaagTTCCTGGTGATTTGTTCGAAgtgaaaaaagaagtttGA
- a CDS encoding mitochondrial 37S ribosomal protein RSM24 (Similar to S. cerevisiae RSM24;~Similar to C. albicans RSM24) encodes MSIYSRSVSLIRCYSSSQAATKKPFQGPLFLNPHAWKGLPADQVFELHKIRKEYMGDAYNPTDEERTAILSTISSLVPNKPPLDYAFEIEHFKERLMNNTPMQDRGKPQKLSNQYVVNSGAVPHQRRRIEQLTRKIAYEAPLLAKYRQPYTPRPRTEAPIRLTYNSDFTDDTSSPHNRRVTLKVSLRDLNLDPKQQHKFKVLAGDKFNYDENTFQLKSERYPEAAQNVNWLVDTFNKLLTEAKDLSKDDYSDIPLSKSHMKILVKKAAPSFPEHWKKPEDAPIKRHEIVKKLVATTERAKDNEYIKKISP; translated from the coding sequence ATGAGCATCTACTCAAGATCCGTCTCACTAATCAGGTGTTACTCCTCATCCCAGGCAGCAACGAAGAAACCCTTCCAAGGTCCACTATTTCTTAATCCACATGCTTGGAAAGGATTGCCAGCCGACCAGGTGTTTGAATTACATAAAATCAGAAAGGAATATATGGGAGATGCATACAATCCAACCGATGAAGAGAGAACAGCAATATtgtcaacaatatcatcattggTTCCCAATAAACCTCCCTTAGATTATgcttttgaaattgagCATTTCAAGGAAAGGTTAATGAATAACACTCCTATGCAAGATAGAGGAAAACCTCAAAAGTTGAGCAATCAATATGTGGTCAATTCTGGTGCAGTTCCTcatcaaagaagaagaatagaACAATTAACGAGAAAAATTGCTTATGAAGCTCCATTATTGGCAAAATATAGACAACCATACACACCACGACCAAGAACAGAGGCACCAATCAGATTGACTTACAATTCCGATTTTACAGATGATACTTCAAGCCCACATAATAGAAGGGTCACTTTAAAAGTGAGTTTACGTGATTTGAACTTGGACCCAAAGCAACAACATAAGTTTAAAGTATTGGCAGGAGACAAGTTTAATTATGACGAAAACACATTCCAGTTGAAAAGTGAAAGATATCCAGAAGCTGCACAAAATGTGAATTGGTTGGTTGACACTTTTAATAAGCTACTCACAGAAGCCAAAGATTTATCCAAGGATGACTACAGTGATATACCATTGTCAAAGAGTCATATGAAAATCTTGGTAAAGAAAGCTGCACCATCCTTTCCAGAACATTGGAAGAAGCCAGAGGATGCACCAATTAAAAGACACGAAATTGTAAAGAAATTAGTTGCTACTACTGAGAGAGCAAAGGATAACGAATATATCAAAAAGATTTCTCCGTAA
- a CDS encoding transcriptional adaptor, component of histone acetyltransferase complexs, the ADA complex, the SAGA complex, and the SLIK complex 3, putative (Similar to S. cerevisiae ADA3;~Similar to C. albicans NGG1) — MTDAHSVSTTLDDIINELKLTYDSSVGLLDGDSIRTIPNINTLTNLNKLLKNLWNQLDEVESIDNDVLKKIRAIKESESKKDSKTSENDKKRKNEELTPPNHGDEDEMPMSATKKRKIIAAAKEADDKEEKDLVSEADEKGEDEIDEKEEKENLNSKDDPIPPVQTGNFTQDNDTRLKNPKSEYVEPQTLSASAIAELGLFSEENNGLETQGREYLKKKYGVASYPEKDLQDLLPGEIPNIDFSKNKPPSNQVQFTTFQSYIESYFRPYSTEDIKFLKERNVVPPGFEKQGYDADVTPFIIPKLGKFYADVWSEEDSTLGSKLNSPAFQQPSSDSYKPKGSIEGLTDEALFTENISCGPLSNRLLSAILSNREGGLSDDEDAPAHDSKSETKEASKSSLTEEEVATQLNSEEDYKLSTEQNDFQTIEERLKRELKYIGIFMNLPTTGEPKPKAKQVNGRASKKISASIIDNDEWIKNKEDDEVCAEIRKLQMELKEVVSRNRANRKKLIPLVEEHIAYQEYCAILEDLDKQVDSAYMKRLKGRGKKKRSDVVTPQQQALNSGLRALLEKRRRWIDNIGKLFPVAEKMKRVPDKSILIREGAVESEQVDDDNNESTSPAVDMLTQKSL, encoded by the coding sequence ATGACTGATGCTCACTCTGTGTCTACCACTTTAGACGATATCATCAATGAATTAAAGTTGACCTATGACTCCTCTGTTGGACTACTTGATGGCGATTCTATTCGAACCATACCAAATATCAACACATTAactaatttgaataaattgttgaaaaactTATGGAACCAGTTAGACGAGGTGGAATCAATAGACAATGACgtgttaaaaaaaatacgaGCTATTAAGGAGAGTGAAAGTAAGAAAGATTCAAAGACCTCCGAAAACGATAAGAAACGtaaaaatgaagaattgaCACCACCAAACCATGGTGACGAAGACGAAATGCCCATGAGCGCAACAAAGAAACGCAAAATTATTGCAGCCGCAAAAGAGGCTGAtgacaaagaagaaaaggaTCTAGTATCTGAAGCTGATGAAAAAGgtgaagatgaaattgatgaaaaagaagaaaaagaaaatctcAATTCTAAAGACGACCCCATACCACCTGTACAAACAGGAAATTTTACGCAAGACAACGACACCAGGTTAAAGAATCCAAAATCAGAGTACGTGGAACCGCAGACACTATCTGCATCGGCGATTGCAGAGCTTGGATTGTTTTCGGAAGAAAACAATGGTTTGGAAACTCAAGGCAGagaatatttgaaaaagaaatatggAGTTGCCTCATATCCAGAAAAAGACTTGCAGGATTTGTTACCTGGTGAAATACCAAATATTGACTTTTCTAAAAATAAGCCACCAAGCAACCAGGTGCAGTTCACTACTTTCCAATCCTATATTGAATCATATTTTAGACCTTATCTGACAGAAGATATAAAGTTTCTCAAAGAACGAAACGTGGTACCTCCTGGGTTTGAAAAACAAGGGTATGATGCAGATGTTACACCATTCATAATACCGAAGTTAGGTAAGTTTTATGCGGATGTTTGGTCGGAAGAGGATTCTACCCTCGGTTCGAAATTGAATTCGCCTGCGTTTCAGCAGCCATCGTCTGATTCATATAAACCTAAGGGGTCTATTGAAGGGTTGACTGATGAAGCATTATTTAcagaaaatatttcttgTGGTCCTCTTTCTAATAGATTGTTGTCTGCTATTTTGAGTAACCGAGAAGGCGGATTaagtgatgatgaagatgcaCCAGCCCATGATTCCAAGTCAGAAACGAAAGAGGCAAGCAAATCATCATTGACTGAGGAAGAAGTTGCCACACAATTAAATAGTGAGGAAGATTATAAGTTATCAACAGAGCAAAACGATTTTCAGACAATTGAAGAGAGGCTTAAACGAGAACTAAAATATATTGGAATATTCATGAATTTGCCGACTACTGGAGAACCCAAACCTAAAGCAAAACAGGTAAATGGGAGAGCCTCTAAAAAAATATCGGCAAGCATTATTGATAACGATGAATGGATCAAAAATAAGGAGGATGATGAGGTTTGTGCAGAAATTAGAAAGTTACAAATGGAGTTGAAAGAAGTGGTAAGCAGAAATAGAGCcaatagaaaaaaattgattccTTTGGTTGAAGAACATATCGCGTACCAAGAGTATTGCGCAATACTCGAAGATCTTGATAAACAAGTAGACCTGGCTTATATGAAGAGACTTAAAGGTAGAGGTAAAAAGAAGAGACTGGACGTGGTAACACCGCAACAACAGGCACTTAACAGTGGGTTGAGAGCATTATTAGAAAAGAGACGAAGATGGATAGATAACATTGGAAAATTATTTCCTGTCGCAGAAAAAATGAAGCGTGTTCCCGACAAGTCCATATTGATACGTGAAGGTGCTGTAGAGTCAGAGCAAGTTGACGATGATAATAACGAAAGCACCTCTCCTGCAGTGGATATGCTAACGCAGAAATCACTATAA
- a CDS encoding mitochondrial processing peptidase beta subunit, mitochondrial precursor, putative (Similar to S. cerevisiae MAS1;~Similar to C. albicans MAS1), which yields MLRRLSALKKYNSGIKCRGFNTAAAPSPTYQTSILPNGLTVASESMPGTRTATVGVWINAGSRADNPKSSGTAHFLEHLAFKGTKTRPQAALELEIENIGSQINAYTSRENTVYYTRCLATDIKQNVDILSDLLTKSKLENRAIDNERHVILQESDEVDKMYDEVVFDHLHAVAFKNQDLGRTILGPREMIKTINRQDLVDYITTNYKGDRMALVGVGCVDHEGLVKLGEKYFGNIVKSEEPFNQSGGTLPLFYGDEIRIQDDSMPTTHVALAVEGVSWSAPDFFVASVANGIVGTWDRSVGIGSNSPSPLAVTAATGGPEKTPIANSYMAYTTSYADTGLLGVYFTADKNANLKLLVDAIQKEWGRLSRGDITDEEVERSKSQLKASLLLALDDSSAIAEDIGRQVVNTGYRLSPEEVFSRVESISKDDIVNWANYRLKGKPIALAAVGNVKTLPSHKDISNGMFF from the coding sequence atgTTGAGAAGACTTAGTGCATTGAAGAAATACAACAGTGGTATAAAATGTCGTGGTTTCAACACAGCTGCTGCGCCATCTCCGACCTATCAGACATCCATTTTACCTAATGGGTTAACTGTTGCTAGTGAATCAATGCCAGGTACCAGAACAGCGACAGTAGGTGTTTGGATAAATGCTGGATCTAGAGCAGATAACCCCAAAAGCAGTGGGACAGCCCACTTTTTAGAGCACTTGGCTTTCAAGGGAACAAAAACAAGACCACAAGCAGCTCTAGaattagaaattgaaaacattgGAAGTCAAATCAATGCATATACATCCAGAGAGAATACGGTTTATTACACCAGATGCCTTGCCACCGacataaaacaaaatgttGATATCTTGAGCGACTTGTTGACGAAATCGAAATTGGAAAACAGAGCAATAGACAACGAAAGACACGTTATTTTGCAGGAAAGTGACGAAGTTGACAAAATGTACGATGAAGTAGTATTTGATCATTTACACGCTGTTGCATTTAAAAACCAAGACTTGGGGAGAACTATATTGGGTCCAAGGGAAATGATCAAAACCATCAACAGACAGGATTTAGTGGATTATATTACAACAAACTATAAAGGTGATAGAATGGCTcttgttggtgttggttgTGTTGATCACGAAGGGCTAGTAAAATTAGGCGAAAAGTATTTTGGAAACATTGTAAAGTCGGAGGAACCTTTTAATCAAAGCGGCGGCACTTTACCATTGTTTTATGGTGACGAAATCAGAATTCAAGATGATTCGATGCCTACCACACATGTAGCCTTGGCAGTTGAAGGTGTCAGTTGGTCAGCTCcagatttttttgttgcttCCGTCGCAAACGGAATTGTGGGAACATGGGATAGATCAGTTGGTATCGGATCCAACTCACCATCGCCATTAGCTGTCACTGCTGCCACTGGAGGACCAGAAAAAACTCCAATTGCAAATTCATATATGGCTTATACGACATCTTACGCAGATACTGGGTTGTTAGGGGTTTATTTTACTGCTGACAAAAATGCAAATCTAAAATTACTTGTTGATGCAATTCAAAAAGAATGGGGTAGGTTGAGTAGAGGAGACATAACTGACGAAGAAGTAGAAAGATCAAAATCACAGTTAAAAGCCTCATTACTTTTGGCATTGGATGATTCCAGTGCTATTGCTGAAGACATTGGCAGACAGGTTGTAAATACAGGTTATCGTTTATCACCAGAGGAAGTTTTCTCGAGAGTGGAATCGATATCGAAAGATGATATTGTCAATTGGGCCAATTATAGATTGAAAGGTAAACCAATAGCTTTGGCTGCAGTGGGGAATGTGAAAACCTTACCTTCACACAAAGATATCAGCAATGGAATGTTCTTTTAG
- a CDS encoding actin, putative (Similar to S. cerevisiae ACT1;~Similar to C. albicans ARP7), with the protein MTYTAPAVVIDNGSYTTKAGFSSEDLPSLVFNSNYMKHDKTQQVIIGDEQMENNSEQQVIKLLDDGLIYDFDNIVHNWQYVFDNVDNNNPINSSEFPLVVTEQPWNTSKNKVNSCQIAFETLQVPIFSLVKAPLAQLYRCGKSTGLVIDIGSSVTSVTPILDGVIQSKCSYHSKYAGDFVNLHVLNYLERKTAINNLLPSKFANSSESFKQYYISRNILQEYKNLSLNYQIKDYQLYNHEFINVSDQQNYLENLFDPTLNKLPNIHIPEPSIDNPSSHGLTNLVFLALKNLESTLLPQNTNDNTSQNRYQKFIEIFKLLLSNVLITGGTSAANGLPDHIINDLRALTQKYFPNYPFSYAVQQIRPSNTENAEIWDRQFGAWFGACNLASMINDNDEKSNSAKIALDNWFITKADYEELGEDLVAEKFK; encoded by the coding sequence ATGACTTACACTGCTCCAGCCGTTGTGATAGATAATGGTTCATACACCACCAAAGCTGGATTTTCTCTGGAAGATTTACCTTCTTTGGTATTTAATTCAAACTATATGAAACATGACAAAACACAACAAGTTATAATAGGTGATGAACAGATGGAAAACAATAGTGAACAACAAGTTataaaattgttggatGATGGTTTGATttatgattttgataaCATAGTTCATAATTGGCAGTACgtttttgataatgttgataataataatcctaTCAATTCTAGCGAGTTCCCATTAGTTGTCACAGAACAACCGTGGAATACATCGAAAAATAAAGTTAATTCTTGTCAAATTGCATTTGAAACTTTGCAAGTTCCGATATTTAGTTTGGTTAAAGCTCCATTAGCACAGTTGTACCGATGTGGTAAGTCAACCGGATTGGTGATAGATATAGGTTCCAGTGTAACCAGCGTAACACCGATTTTGGACGGGGTTATTCAACTGAAATGTTCCTATCATTCAAAATATGCCGGTGACTTTGTGAATTTACAtgtattgaattatttggaGAGAAAAACtgcaattaataatttactCCCATCCAAATTTGCCAATTCATCTGAATCATTCAAGCAATACTATATAAGCCGCAACATTTTGCAAGAGTATAAAAACTTATCTTTGAACTATCAAATTAAAGACTATCAATTGTATAATCATGAGTTTATTAATGTTTCAGACCAGCAGAATTATTTAGAAAACTTGTTTGATCCAACTTTGAACAAATTACCAAATATTCACATTCCAGAGCCAAGCATAGATAATCCAAGTTCACATGGGTTGACCAATTTGGTGTTTTTGGCATTGAAAAACTTAGAGTCGACATTGTTGCCTCAAAACACAAACGACAATACATCACAAAATAGATATCAGAAGTtcattgaaattttcaaattattattatctaatGTTTTAATCACTGGAGGTACGTCTGCAGCCAATGGCTTGCCTGATCATATTATAAATGACTTAAGGGCATTGACTCAAAAGTACTTTCCAAACTATCCATTCTCTTATGCTGTGCAACAAATCAGACCCAGTAACACAGAAAATGCGGAAATCTGGGATCGTCAATTTGGTGCTTGGTTTGGTGCATGTAATTTGGCCAGTATGATTAACGACAACGATGAAAAGTCTAATAGTGCTAAAATTGCATTGGACAATTGGTTTATAACAAAGGCTGATTACGAAGAATTAGGTGAAGATTTAGTTGCAGAGAAGTTcaaataa
- a CDS encoding enoyl-CoA hydratase/isomerase-family member involved in endocytic membrane trafficking, putative (Similar to S. cerevisiae EHD3;~Similar to C. albicans EHD3) produces the protein MLRFNNSSSLLKQIRKIATTSINMSSKLSSNHTSGGEEPVVLSSVKNHARLITLNRVKKLNSLNTEMIELMTPPILDYAKSKENNVIILTSNSPKALCAGGDVAECAVQIRKGNPGYGADFFDKEYNLNYIISTLPKPYISFMDGITFGGGVGLSVHAPFRVATEKTKLAMPEMDIGFFPDVGTTFFLPRLNDKLGYYVALTGSVLPGLDAYFAGFATHYIKSEKIPQLINRLADLQPPAIEGDITVLSGNNQYFNQVNDILNDFSEKKLPEDYKFFLSTEDIATINKAFSQNTIDDVLKYLENDGSPFAKKTLETLLKKPKSSLAVGFELMNHGAKNSIKKQFELEMVSATNIMSIPADQNDFAKGVIHKLVDKIKDPFFPKWNDPSTVTQQFLKNILSTSKNTDKYLKAPFIKKWFGVDFEDYPHQMGLPTNKQVADYISGSDGSNRTYLPTPAEVFKHFKQKTNNKLGVEEKIRQILDLHGETAKYDHKYVTWKEDPTK, from the coding sequence atGTTACgattcaacaattcttctagtttattgaaacaaatcAGGAAAATTGCCACCACTTCTATTAATATgtcatcaaaattatcaagCAACCACACCTCTGGAGGTGAAGAGCCAGTTGTATTGAGTTCAGTGAAAAACCATGCTAGACTTATTACCCTCAACAGAgtcaagaaattgaattcattaAACACAGAAATGATTGAGTTGATGACCCCACCAATTTTGGATTACGCCAAATCAAAGGAAAACAATGTTATCATATTGACTTCAAATTCCCCCAAGGCTTTGTGTGCTGGTGGTGATGTTGCTGAATGTGCCGTTCAAATCAGAAAGGGAAATCCAGGATATGGAGCTGATTTTTTTGACAAAGAATATAACCTCAATTATATCATTTCGACTTTACCAAAACCatatatttcatttatgGATGGAATCACTTTTGGAGGAGGTGTTGGGTTATCAGTACATGCACCATTTCGAGTAGCAACTGAAAAAACCAAACTTGCTATGCCAGAAATGGATATAGGATTCTTTCCAGATGTCGGCACTACATTCTTTTTACCTAGATTAAACGATAAGTTGGGATATTATGTGGCTTTGACAGGCTCTGTTTTGCCTGGATTAGATGCTTACTTTGCTGGATTTGCAACTCATTACATTAAGTCTGAAAAAATCCCTCAATTGATCAACAGATTAGCAGATTTGCAGCCACCAGCAATTGAAGGTGATATTACCGTCCTATCGGGcaacaatcaatatttcaatcaagtaaatgatattttgaatgattttagtgaaaagaaattaccCGAAGACTACAAGTTTTTCCTTTCCACTGAAGATATTgcaacaataaacaaagCATTTTCTCAAAACactattgatgatgttCTCAAATATTTGGAGAATGATGGATCTCCATTTGCCAAAAAGACACTTGaaacattattgaaaaagcCCAAGAGTTCATTAGCTGTAGGGTTTGAATTGATGAACCACGGAGCAAAGAATTCTATCAAAAAACAGTTTGAATTGGAGATGGTTTCTGCAACTAATATCATGAGTATCCCAGCAGACCAAAATGATTTTGCTAAAGGTGTTATTCATAAATTAGTGGACAAAATCAAGGATCCATTTTTCCCTAAATGGAATGATCCAAGCACTGTTACTCAACAATTCCTTAAAAACATCCTCAGCACATCGAAAAACACCGACAAGTATTTGAAAGCTCCgtttatcaaaaaatgGTTCGGCGTCGATTTTGAGGACTATCCACACCAAATGGGATTGCCTACAAATAAACAAGTTGCAGATTATATTTCTGGATCAGATGGATCTAATAGAACCTATTTACCAACTCCCGCGGAAGTTTTCAAACATTTTAAACAAAagacaaataataaattgggTGTCGAGGAGAAGATTAGACAGATATTGGATTTACACGGCGAAACCGCCAAATACGATCATAAGTATGTTACTTGGAAAGAAGATCCCACAAAATAA
- a CDS encoding autophagy-related protein 21-homologue, putative (Similar to S. cerevisiae ATG21;~Similar to C. albicans ATG21), whose amino-acid sequence MATINDLSFNPDYSSISVSTSDGFKIFNCEPFGEFYSSQESPLRKSISNSLEDSTGSYNQIHSKNDFQDTPAKLPTAFLKMLFSTSLTIVVPQSEDNLGSRLLKIYNLKQNLKICELNFPSSIIDIKLNRKRLLVVLDTGQLYIYDLSCVRLLKILQLSFNEHNSNQKFIGDLGADDNSWLIIPVISTSNQTDLLNAETGSQPSTPKLTPSDSVINTGSYSQFIEFTRNSSLSSLKKKNKLITLDDIKKDSEGWVIVYDTINLAPVVIFEAHHSAIARICISHRDNKIATASVKGTIIRVFDLKEFEGKVKVHQVKNLRRGHNLVKVNSLSFHSDNHILGCGSESNTIHLFKIHDEESELCANENNEDRTNHNSDYEDSDGDTSKSSEDLNENLANLLISKPLDPISMEADDKLSNSWFDKTKKLISNQYTNSIIKKLPYKGYLENLIWQPPRRSFAYIKLPEYAPHNEKDPRSNKVEIGFNNDLVFIASYHTGNFYQYQIPKQRGSVSSISEDDKREECSLISQFNLI is encoded by the coding sequence ATGGCCACTATCAACGATTTGTCCTTTAATCCAGACTACTCTTCTATTTCTGTTTCGACTTCTGATGGGTTCAAGATCTTCAATTGTGAACCGTTTGGCGAGTTCTACTCGTCACAAGAGAGTCCTCTCCGCAAATCGATATCCAACTCCTTGGAAGATTCCACTGGCAGCTACAATCAAATACATTCAAAAAACGACTTTCAGGATACACCAGCAAAACTCCCGACTGCATTTTTGAAGATGTTATTTTCTACATCCTTAACAATAGTGGTTCCACAATCAGAGGATAATCTTGGCAGTCGATTGTTAAAGATTTATAACCTTAAACAAAACTTGAAGATTTGCGAGTTGAACTTTCCATCCAGTATAATTGATATCAAATTAAACAGAAAGAGGTTATTGGTTGTATTAGATACTGGCCAATTATACATTTACGATTTGAGCTGTGTTCGattgttgaaaatattaCAGCTACTGTTTAATGAACACAATAGCAACCAGAAATTTATCGGTGATCTTGGTGCTGATGACAACAGTTGGCTAATAATTCCAGTGATATCTACCAGCAATCAAACTGACTTGCTCAATGCTGAAACGGGGAGCCAACCATCTACACCAAAGCTAACACCAAGTGATTCGGTAATCAACACAGGATCGTATTCCCAGTTCATCGAATTTACAAGAAACAGTTCATTAAGCAGtctaaagaagaagaataagcTTATAACGTTGGACGATATCAAAAAGGATAGTGAAGGGTGGGTAATTGTTTATGATACCATTAATTTAGCTCCGGTGGTTATATTTGAAGCCCACCATTCTGCAATTGCTAGAATATGCATTTCGCACAGGGATAATAAAATAGCAACTGCATCAGTTAAGGGTACCATTATTCgggtttttgatttgaaagaatttgaaGGTAAAGTCAAGGTACATCAAGTTAAAAATTTGCGTAGGGGACATAATTTAGTGAAGGTGAACTCCCTAAGCTTTCACAGTGACAATCATATTTTGGGATGTGGGTCAGAATCCAATACCATCCATTTGTTTAAGATTCATGACGAGGAATCAGAACTCTGTGCAAATGAGAATAACGAGGATAGAACTAACCATAACAGTGACTACGAGGATAGCGATGGAGACACAAGCAAATCTTCAGAGGATCTCAATGAGAACTTGGcgaatttattgatatcaAAACCTTTGGACCCCATTTCTATGGAAGCAGATGATAAACTTTCTAATTCGTGGTTTGACAAAACGAAAAAACTTATCAGCAACCAATACACTAATTCCATTATAAAAAAACTACCATACAAAGGCTATTTGgagaatttgatttggcAGCCGCCACGAAGGTCGTTTGCTTACATTAAATTGCCCGAATACGCTCCACATAACGAAAAGGACCCCAGATCCAACAAGGTAGAAATCGGGTTTAATAACGACTTGGTCTTTATTGCTTCATATCACACTGGcaatttttatcaataccAGATTCCAAAGCAGAGGGGATCTGTGTCATCAATAAGCGAAGACGACAAAAGAGAAGAGTGTCTGTTGATAAGTCAGTTTAATTTGATCTGA